GTTATGTACAATATGAAGTTACCGCGAAAGTTGGAAGTTTATATCAATATATCAGATTCTTAAGCACTGCTATTTTCAAACAACATTATAGAACTTTTACGCATTGATGTATATATAATAGCAGAAAAATAACAAACGTTATTAAtgctattatttataaaatataattaaaccaAAAAATGAAACAAGTGTTTCGAGAATATATTCATATGCATTATTTGAGTATAATACacatattttatcatttttgcgaCGTTTAACAAAGTTTTAATAAGTGACCAGATAAGTTTATTTAAGATTTGTTTAGAGTGTTAACCGCAAATCTAAAATCTTTCGTTAAAGAAAATTTAGTGCTCGTAAAATATgtaaacatacatacatacacattgaAGTTAGATTATGGTTAACTTTTTCCACTGGTTCGTACAAATTTTTAGCCTTGTCTAAGAACTACATTAAAACATCTGCGCACGATAAATCTCGGTTTATATTTCGTTCATACTTCTAAAGTTTCTACTAACTTCGAAAGTTAtgactatttctttttttatctttaGAGCAAGTACATGAAAACGTGAAGTACACGTATTTTACCTTCTTACAATTAAGAGCTACTCATTATATTATTACGTAATATTGCAACATAAAGTATTGAGCAATTTGTCGACCGAAACCGATTGCAAATCCGATTAACTAAATTTAACATATGATGTTTAAACGGAGAACGTGATATTAATGGTTAACTTGGTTTTTAACGAGCCACGTACAATATTTCGAGTGTTTTATCGATAAACATGAATAATGCATATAACATTTATGAATCTATACGATACACTATACACTTGTAACTACGAACTAGTGATTGTCGTTAAAATCGCTTAATCGTAAGTTTTCAAACGTTTTAATCGCATAAAGGTTATAATCATTTAGGGTGATGATCGATTTTGAAAGAGTCTgaagtttttaataaaaaaacttGAGATCCAATTTGTACGAATTTAAATAACttgaaaatttttcgagttttaaatgatttaataatatttattattcgttattttcaaagttaattATAACGCTCAAATTGGTCAAGGATATTCGAAACGACGTAAAATGTTCTCCGTACGTCTAACACGATTTAAAGCGCCTCGAGTCCATTGCTAATTACCCCGcgtggagaaaaagaaaatttcgatagcAGGAGAGAGGATCGTGCAGGAAGGACTTGTCATGGACAATGACAATATTTGGGAGGAGCTTGAGGTCACGCGTTAATTTGATTAAGCGAGAATTTCTTGAAATTCCATCAACCCCTTATCCTGGTTCCCAAGGGTAGCACACTCCGGGCTATCCTGCCCGCGTATTCCTGTCGCGGCGTAAACGCAACATTATAACGATAAACAAAAGTTACGCACGGGCGCAGAGGGGTTGAAATCGATGCGACTCGGCAGAGAAGGGTAGCGTGGGTGTTTCGGACCAGAACGTTTAATATCGCCATCCGTGATTGGTCGCGTTCAGCGAGACCCGCGCGTCGATTGGTCGAGCATATTCCTGCGTGCGCCCCCACCGTGTCGACCTAGGTGTCCCGAAGAGTGGGGATTGCGATACGTACTTGGCATGGCATGTACGGTACAGGTGTGTTCACAGTGCCTGTGCACCCCGTGTCACGCGCCAGCCACTCGGAGTCGAAGAGAGACGGTGGGTGGCtgtgaaacgagagaaaaaagtcAAAGAAGGAAGAGTGGAGGCGAACAATCGTATTTGTATTCTTCTCAGGGGTCGGTGCGCGAACAACAATCGCCTCGATTTACAGCGTTTTGCCCCGAAGAAGCTCGAGATTCGCTAACTTTTGCGTCGCGTTGTAGAGGGTAGTTCTGTATCGCCTCCCTGCCGACGAAGAAAGCGCGTAGTACGCGTGAACTCGCTCGTCGAGAGAGTAGTCAACCGTTTGCCGGCTGAGAATGGTCCAAAGGTTCTGCACCAGCGTGGCTGCGCTTAGCCTCGCCCTGAGTGCCTGCGTTGTTTTTCCGCGTGCCGTCATGGCGATCGACTTGAGTCGATTTTACGGTCACTTCAACTCGAAGCGTACAGGTAAGTCACCGTGTCCGCCTCGAACTTGGCCGAAAATCGAATTCGAACGCCACCACGATTCCTCGCACGAGTATTCTTATCGTTAGACTTTGTTTGGTCGAACGTAAGTCCCGCGCATTTCTCACAGACGAACAGAATTATTCGCTAAGCAATCAATGGCAGTGATAAACGCTATCGGAGTTTATTATAAAAAGTTCTTTATTCAAATACAGTAGAATTCCACGGGTGgtatttttctcgaatcgttttAGAGAGAAACGTAAGATGTAAGGACGAGTCTAACAGCGAGAGATGCAATGCTGTATATACATTGTAAtctttatacaatttattatacTGATTTAAGGCAGCGTCGTTTAAGTGGCAATTTGAATCCACGTGGTGTACTCAGCGTATCACGATTCATCTTCGTGATACGCTGTACGTAGTTCATTCGATTCAATGAGTGGAACGTGGTCCGTTTTGTCAGTGAGCAGAGCTCAATCGCTTTGACTAATAAACGTCACTTAAAGGGTAAATTCCTTCGAGCAATAAACAGCGTTAAGTTTCTTATGGTAATGAGTTGAGCACGAGTCGCTTCGTTGAGCGACGTTTCGAGGTTGAACGCTTCACGTACGAAATTAATTGGCGACGAGAGACACGAACGGACGCCGCCTAGCAATTAAATTAATGTGTATTGTAACGCGGCGGAAAGAATAGAGATCGCGCTCTCCCCCTTTAACAATGCTCGGTCAATATCAAACGTGCCGCTGGCCGCCGATAAGTATTGTCGTCTATCTATACTAATTTGTGTATCGCAGCCAACGTACTGTACACTTCACCGTGCACCACGTACCGTGCTGAACACGCGTCTCTTAAGAATCTCGATGAAGATTACGCTCGCATCGATCTTAccatcggtttttttttttttttttttatatatatttctttaaatataaaCATTCCTTTAAACAACATTTATCTCGCGTGTTCCAGATGACGCTTGCCGTCCATACGAACCGTTCAAATGTCCCGGAGACGGCACATGTATCTCGATTCAGTATCTTTGCGACGGAGCTCCGGATTGTCAGGACGGTTACGACGAAGATTCACGATTGTGCACCGCTGGTAAATTTCTATTTCCGTTTCAATTACAACGCGACGATATTTCGTTCCGCTAGTCCATCTTACAAGCCAGGGGCCGCGATTTGGATAAAACTTTACAGACACGCGGaactgttaaaaataattaaatgtttatatatttatatatatatatatatatatatatatatatatatatataacacccTCCAGAGTTCGACGCTTCAAAGTACTAACTCGTGAaaattttataacaaaaaaaaaaactttttttctATCCTCAACCATTTTCGAGTCGACACTTTGGGGCGTCGAACTTTGAAGGATGATTTAAGCTCTTAAACTCGAGtcatagtaaataaaaaaaaaaaaaatgtatggaTTATTTTTAGCTGTTCCGCGAGTAGGCAAAGTTTTATGCAAATTGGAGTCGTGTTAAATGAAATCAGTCACGCATCTCTTTAGCTTACGTTCATAATGATAATGACTCCGATCGACCCTCGAGGTGGCCGGGTCGAGAGTGACCCGTACCAGTAGTTACGAACTTATTTAATGCTTTCAATTatgttttgattaattttttaataaactatttagggttttcgatcaaaattgatCGGTATTAAGTACACGATAAACGAGGATAATATAAATTAAGAAAATGTTTCCTTCTCATGGCGAAACCAAGGTCaccttgagtttttcaagtatttttattGACACAATACTATGTTTACAATagtagaaatgaaatatttaactttTTTGTTGTATTCTATTCTTAGACAGTTTaaacatacttttttttttaacgaggatATTTATAATATGTTGCATACCAATCATCAGTTCATAATAAGGAAGATTTGCAAGAGATGCCGGTCTAATCGCAACAACCGCGCTCAAACTTCTGCAAAAGTACAGAATATTGCATCGCGAAAGACGGAATGCGGTTTGAACTCGtgttgaaagaaattttcatttattttactaCATTATGAAATCCTAGTTACACTCCTTCATCTAAGGTCAAATATGTTTACACTATTTAAAAGTAGAATACGATGAAAAACTATTGCAAACGTAGTATTTCGTCAATAAGAATACGATGTTAATGGTTTGAAATTCGTTTCCTTATCCCATACAATACGatgggaataaaaatatttgttcctatttgaaaaattcaaggtgACCTTGGTTTGGCCATAAAAGCAAActgtttttacaatttttattattgtcgTTTTTTGTAAATTCGATACCCatcaatttttattgaaaactattttttttgtCAAATAATCGTAAATGGCTGAAAAATCGTGCATCGGCAATGAAAAATGGGATGATAAATTtggaaattataaacaaataacgttcgatcatttttcacGTTCAACGTAAACATAAATAGTGTGATTGTTGACCACTGAGTCGACTGGGTCTAAAATGACCCGTCCATTGAATGGTGGTTAAGCCCAGAAAACTGGTAAAATCCGATAATGAAAACGGGCACAAGGTTACGAGGAAGTTTCTATATGGCACGAAAACGTCGAGCATAGAGTACGTTCGAGGGCTGATTTATACTCGTCTAGTACTACTGTTCGCCTTTCTATTTCAAGGCTAGGATCGCTAGGTCGTACTTACCAGCGACGTGATTGCACatcaaaacatcgataaaaacaTCCCAGCTTAAAAGCAACAACGTTGCCTTCGCGAATTACAGTTGAGAAGTAACTCCGCGTCTTCATGAAATTTACAATAAGTTTGTACAACTTTTACTTAACCTTCGTGTAACTAGTTGGACCTTTCATAATAGAAGAAATTGCGAACCACTGCGGAAAGTGTTATCGGTATTAAATGTAAACACGTCTGTACCATCACCGAGCTAGAGACTgaacattgaaattatttcggtACTGCCAACTCTCTCCGATCGTGctaaaaactattttataataACATCGATATCGTCGTGAAAGTGAAAAAAATCTCGAAACTAGTTTAATACCGGCGTTCTTAGTAATTTTCTGTATATACAGAGGTTAGTTTGAACTCTTCGTTTCATGTTCCAGCAAAAAGACCGCCAGTAGAGGAGACTGCCAGTTTCCTGCAATCATTGTTAGCAAGTCATGGTCCaaattatctcgagaaattgttcgGGACCAAGGCGCGGGATACGCTGAAACCTCTCGGTGGAGTGAATAAGGTGGCTATAGCACTTTCGGGTAAGCTCGATTAATTCGTTAACCCTAACACCGGTGTCAGACGAGCTACTTTTCGTTACACAATTGTATGTGTTCCCTTATTCTTCCAAttgaaaacaacgaagacaGACATACGAACGTTCGTCATTTCGACGCTCATTTGACACCGGCCCAAacataaattttaagaaacattcATGGCGTTTCCAATGAGTATCAAGACCAAGGTTAGGAATGTTAGAAATGGCAAACATTCGTATATTCGCGTTCAACGATCGTTATTTTTGGATAAAGTTGCCTGATATAagacttatttatttttaaattataacttTCAATTAAGGATTCTTTTATTGAAATTAGATACACGTTTTGAAACTACAGTATTTACTTCTTTACAACCTACTGAAAAATACGgtacaaaaaattcaattttttcaaaataaaataaaaattgaaattatacaaatacacAGATTTGAAAAATGTGTTCCTAATACGAGATCCAGTTTGTtcctaaaatttatatttttttcttttttcatgcaTCGGCCATATAAAATCTATTTTTTCGACACAGCAGTCCATTGTTCACCATAGAACAGAGTTCAAGAGTTCCTTTGGAGAcagcaaaattattttttaatagattttATAACCCATTATATACTGTCTCACTATTTCAACTGCTAATAATATTTGATCCTTGTTTCACTATTTCCATTTTCTAATTAAATCTACGTAAAATAGAATTGAGTACTTACATACATGTGTAACATGAGACTAGTCACGTAATAGGAACTTCCAAGGGTCCCATATTGAAAAACGATAACATGTTAACTATTAAATAATTCGAGGTTAACTCCTCTTTATTTAATGGTATGTAACTAGTAGGTTTTAAaggtatttgaaatttaatcgaaGCACTTTGAATactttttgcaaaatattttagaaatattatatGCTTGCCCGAGTATCTCAACACTACAAGGGACGAAACAGAAAAGTACACGACTGATTGATTGTGACACAAAGAAGCATCGCTACGACATTCGAGAGATCTATAAGAAAGATAAGTTGGGGTTTTATATTAAGAAAGGTCCTCATATTAGGCAACTTTAAACCAGGACTACACGGGCGTGTTTCGTTCGCCGCGTGCGACACACGATAGGCGGCGTTTCAGTAACGTGTTAGCGTGTTCAACGCTTGTGTAGTAAACTGCTTTAAAAACACATATCGAGATCGTATTTCAGCAGAAAAAATACAACGGGCGATACACAGCGTACGAAACGTTCATGTATTCCTGGCTTTTCCGTAAATACGAATGATCGCAAATGCGGGACTAAAATTCGACGGTATATTGTTTTGATCAAAATAACAGGTCATCAATATGCATTTCGATCGGCAGATTTTCTAACCAAAATGCTTGAAACTTAAATGACACGTCACGCGTATGTACGTATAGTGGATGGCTGAAAAGGATGCCTCTGGATGGAAGCCCGATTTAGCGATCAAAATTTCTCTCACATCGAGAACATCACTCGGAGGTATTCTTTATAGATGAAGTACATTTTACAGTAGCGAGAAACGTTAAAAGATTTCTCTGCTGTGAAATGATCaacaaatcgatatttttgcATTTTACAGTTTATAGTCACAAAGAtagtttgtttaatttttacattgaaATTTTAAGTAGTAACAAGGTTACAAGCGATGGAGAACGGCGTGTTGCAGCACAGTCTCGCGATCAGAAACTTTCTAAAGCTGTTTCTCTCGAGACCATATATTTCGAGTTTGTAGAAGCGATATGTCAGCTTGAAATTTGAATAGATCGATAAGAAGTGTGCTCTTCCATCGATTGAATCAGAATTACAATAATATTAGTCTAATGAAAATAGACGAACATTTTTTATGATTTTCACATTTCGTCAATCTTTATTAAGGCTTGGAGAAAACAACCCTGAAAAAAAGGGGTGGAATGTtttccgcttcgccgtttctatgTTTCGTTAAAAACGGTGCGCAACACTTCGTTTGTCTAGTCTCCTTGCTGTGCGCCTATGAGCAGCGGTACAGTGATAACGTCAGATCTGACATAATAAATCCGCGTTCTTAGAATCGCAAACGATCGAGGATTTTGGCGCCGCCCTGCACCTGATGCGCTCCGACTTGGAGCACCTACGCTCCGTGTTCATGGCGGTGGAGAACGGGGACTTGGGAATGCTGAAATCTATCGGGATCAAGGACTCCGAGTTGGGAGACGTGAAGTTCTTCCTGGAAAAGCTGGTGAAGACCGGCTTCCTTGACTGAACGGGCACCCCTTTGGGACATCACCGCCGAGGCGTTTTCACGTTGGCTGTATCGTATTACAATCGCACTATCTTGTCGCTTGAAGCCCCGGGTTCTTTGTCGGATCCGCTTCGCGAGACGATCGCCGCCTACTACACCTCTTCGACACTCTCCGCTCCTCCCCCTTCCGTTTCCTCTCCTTTCGCTTCCTTTCGATGTCTTCGTACCGCTCTTGCTTTTCAAAGAACACCGGCGAGCACCGAGATATAAAGTCGAGATACATATGTACAATCCTGTTCGTTCCCGGGAGGCATGGGAGCACCGAACGTTTAAACTTTCCAGCGAAATATCAAGGGTCGACAAGCTCGTGTATCTCTGTGCACCTTTATCGACGCGACTCGCTTTCGCGTCGCGATGGACGCGACGCTTATTATCGTTCTCGTGTTACGGTGCGCTACGATCGAATTAAAAGAAAACCAGAAACGAACGATAATGGGCTGAAAGGGCATCGCAACGACGGGAGGTCGCGCACGCATCGAGTGTTGGAGTCAGGAGCTTGGTAATTACCAGgtcaattaattatattttgctGGGGTAACTCTGTTCGGGCGTCACGCAGTGGACGATCGATACTAATTAACGTCGTTTACTTTCCCTGACTGGCATGGCGTCGTCGTTACGCGACATGCGATCGTCGTCCGAAACATATACAGTGAGTCACAGTCAAAATCGTACACCACCCATGAAAATATGAttcgctttaaaaaaaaaatttggaaatgatttggaaaaaaaatgtaagacggatatatattgtacatatatatctatatttattgtgtaataatgataaaagaaatgaaCATTGCTTAACATgacaaaaaaaatgaaattactataTCTCACAGTTAAAATCGTACACATTAGGAATATTcttttaaactttatttaaattaaaaaaattgttctttgTACGGTATCCTCGGCTATGTTCTACGTCATGTAACCTTTCCAGCATTGATTTTACTAGGTTTTGTGTGAAGTCGGGTTCATTTTTTTTCCACTCTCCTTGCAATgccttttttaaattatttttatttcaaattgtatGTTTTCTTATGCTTACTTTTAATTCAtgccaaatattttcaattacgttTAGATCTAGTGCACTCAACTTTGGATTCTTTTTGATTTTTCTAAGTATCCATCGCTCATCGTACGCATTAAGTGTTTATTTGGAGCTGTTCTTAATTTATTTGTAATCCTATTTTCTTCTTAATTATCTGTTGAACAGTGCTAGTACTTCTACCAATAATGTTTCCAATTTCTCGATAGCTTTTACCGTTTTAAAAGTTCctcacaacaatttcttggaacTTTACTGttgtttgtttcatttttataataatttcgatTTATCCTTTTACTTTGACGCAATACTACGTTTGCTAGCAAGCTAAAACGCTATGATCTTCTtttgtttaacatttttcatttctttgctGCGTACGATTTTAGCTGTGAGATGTTTCCTGCactgtattataataatttcattttttttatgttaaacaatgttcattttttttttgttattattacgcGATAAATACAGATAcacttataatatatattagccTTACTTTTATCCCAAATCATTCCAAATTGCTCTCTTTTTAGAATTAAACATATTTTCATATACAGTGTACGATTTTGGCTGTGACTCACTGTACCTGCACATACGCTGTCAACCACGAATCTTGAAATACATAATATACTTCGAAATGATTAAATTgaaatagtttttattttctGTTGAAAGCCGAGGAAATAAAATGCTGATAACGGCTGTTTCTTCTAAACGGtgataaattatacattaagCTAGTTTACACCAAGCATTTAATACGCATACCAAATACTTTGATTCGTATCAAATGGTCGACGTAAATAATGTATTAAGTTGGTACGATGCATTCAAAGAAGGCGTATCGAACTAATAGAGACAACCTGTTTAAAGGTTGGGTTTGTTCGCTCGTATCTCGTAACAGACAGATACAAGATATATACGGTAAATATAAACAATATCAAGCATATAACATGTgtacttgtatattttatttgcatcttATTCATACTATTTATTAAATGTCTAAACAAAGTCATTGTGACCTTGGTATGGGAAATTTAGAAgcttaaaaattacaattttataggTATAGAATGCATCGCATTTTCTCAAAATAATCGCGTTTCGTTCTAAGTTACTAGTAAATtcgttaataaagtttgaacagCCAACTCTGACTTAAACACTTTAAAaccatttcattttcattacatTCTCACTGGCTTGAAAATTCTCAAAAAGTTTCTGTCATTGACAGCGCTGTTCAGTAAACATCCCttcgtaaaaaaattgaaacaatgaaTGTACTAACAACTTAAAACGAAATGAGTTGCCTCTTATACTTACGTATGTATAATATCTAACTTCATAAATGACTTGCGTCAGGGTCATGATCGTATATTTCATCACCGTTTAAGAGAAAAAGTCGTTCGCACTATTTTTCTTTATTGAGTTATAAAAAGATTGTCTTTTACTATTCAAGATGATATTATATCATTTGCTATTCTAAATGACAAATGAATCGATTCTTTTATGATACGTGACAGACTGTATGAAAAAGTATACACATGATTTAGTTTTGTTTATATCGGATGATTTGTCTAATATGGATTGGGTTGGCATTCGTCCCGAGACGAATCGTGAACGATAATTTGAAATATACGAAAGAATAGTCCTGTTTCGCGAATTACAATGCTCCTCGTATCTATTGATCGGTGTTCTTAACACGAGCACTCGCTGCACAGCAGATCTGTTTCAaccgattattaatatttcaaacgGATTTGGATGAAAGGGTCTCGCGTcatattgaataatttatcgtcATCGATACGCGTTGTTTCTGAGATAAAATGGAAACATCATCTATCGTgatacgtttcgttcgcgattcaTGCTTCGTACGTTCGACGACGGCACGCAGCAGGCACGCGTTAATTTCGATCGCAAATCGAAATCAAATTTTGCTCGTTATCAGGTTCTCATGTGTTTCTACTCATCTGTTATCGCTGAAGCTGTGCTTCGGGTCTGGTCGCGATATTCGTGGTAACGGGC
This window of the Ptiloglossa arizonensis isolate GNS036 chromosome 5, iyPtiAriz1_principal, whole genome shotgun sequence genome carries:
- the LOC143147386 gene encoding prohormone-4, translating into MVQRFCTSVAALSLALSACVVFPRAVMAIDLSRFYGHFNSKRTDDACRPYEPFKCPGDGTCISIQYLCDGAPDCQDGYDEDSRLCTAAKRPPVEETASFLQSLLASHGPNYLEKLFGTKARDTLKPLGGVNKVAIALSESQTIEDFGAALHLMRSDLEHLRSVFMAVENGDLGMLKSIGIKDSELGDVKFFLEKLVKTGFLD